In Xyrauchen texanus isolate HMW12.3.18 chromosome 45, RBS_HiC_50CHRs, whole genome shotgun sequence, a single window of DNA contains:
- the rpap3 gene encoding RNA polymerase II-associated protein 3, whose protein sequence is MSANKALELQMQMRQNAEDLQNYMKDLDNWEEEIKRKDQQLVTGNTDETQKPLPPVRNKDYTNTKKRGKRQTTKGDGGQKETQRIKSYDYQAWDKFDVDKTLEAMDTAESPVQSNESDSERVHVDGDLALAEKEKGNELFKDGQYDRAVECYTRGMDADPYNPVLPTNRAACFCRMKKFAVAESDCNLAIALDSKYVKAYARRGAARAALKNHRGALDDYEMVLKLDSGNLEAQNEIKKLKQVLESSRETAEESESETAAATAQTLDPVQQQQLQEQHRKQEAVIQKDRGNAYFKEGKYEAAVECYTEGMKADDTNALLPANRAMAYLKLHRYSEAEQDCRTALALDDTYSKAFARRATARAALGKIREAREDFEQVLKLEPGNKQAIIEIEKLTAELRASGLLFPEENTQRRTIQPINKPEHLRSTKPLRRIDIQEVGGEMTLSVKPDEASAPPSVLSSPNHKIQKIEEISDAICPPTHGSSDGDVSKEMKGIDAVCVPCEDLEQVPPPPINSFQLESDLRKISRHPESTYRYLKQISPDVFPKIFQNSLEPDILNLLLKTFHKFYIEREDASLVLDVLRNLVSVRRFDMAVMFMSSAEKKVVQELFDWIHRAGLTDPSVQDLQKKYGL, encoded by the exons ATGTCTGCTAATAAAGCCCTAGAGCTGCAGATGCAGATGAGACAGAACGCAGAAGATCTGCAGAACTACATGAAGGACCTCGACAACTGGGAGGAAGAAATCAAGAGGAAAGACCAGCAGCTGGTGACTGGAAACACAGACGAGACACAA AAACCTCTCCCGCCAGTGAGGAACAAGGATTATACGAACACAAAGAAGAGGGGGAAACGTCAAACGACGAAGGGCGACGGCGGTCAGAAAGAGACGCAGCGGATAAAGTCGTACGATTATCAAGCCTGGGACAAATTTGACGTG GACAAGACTCTGGAGGCCATGGACACGGCGGAGAGTCCGGTGCAGTCCAATGAGTCCGACTCGGAGAGAGTGCATGTGGACGGAGATCTGGCGCTCGCTGAGAAAGAGAAA GGTAACGAGTTGTTTAAAGACGGTCAGTACGACCGCGCGGTCGAGTGTTACACCAGAGGAATGGACGCTGATCCGTACAACCCCGTCCTGCCCACAAACAGAGCCGCGTGCTTCTGCAGAATGAAGAA GTTTGCTGTGGCCGAGTCGGACTGTAATTTGGCGATCGCTCTGGACAGTAAATACGTGAAAGCTTACGCCAGGAGAGGAGCCGCACGCGCCGCTCTCAAGAACCACCGGGGGGCGCTCGACG ATTATGAAATGGTCCTCAAATTGGATTCTGGAAACTTAGAGGCGCAGaatgaaataaagaaattaaagcaG GTGTTAGAATCCAGCAGAGAGACAGCAGAGGAGAGCGAGAGTGAGACAGCTGCAGCGACTGCGCAGACGCTTGATCCTGTTCAACAGCAGCAGCTGCAGGAACAGCACAGGAAACAGGAAGCTGTTATTCAGAAAGACAGA GGCAACGCTTACTTTAAAGAAGGGAAGTATGAGGCCGCTGTGGAGTGTTACACCGAAGGAATGAAAGCAGACGACACAAATGCTCTGCTGCCGGCTAACAGAGCCATGGCTTACCTCAAACTacacag GTACAGTGAGGCGGAGCAGGACTGCAGAACAGCTCTTGCTCTGGACGACACGTACTCGAAAGCGTTTGCGAGACGAGCAACTGCGCGAGCCGCTCTAGGAAAGATCAGAGAAGCCAGAGAAG ATTTCGAACAGGTTCTGAAGCTCGAGCCAGGAAATAAACAAGCCATAATTGAGATCGAGAAACTCACAGCG GAGTTGAGGGCCAGTGGGCTTCTGTTTCCAGAGGAGAACACACAGAGAagaaccatccagccaatcaacAAACCTGAACATCTCAGATCCACT AAACCGTTGAGGAGAATAGACATACAGGAAGTAGGCGGAGAGATGACGCTGTCAGTCAAACCTGACGAAGCGTCTGCTCCGCCCTCTGTGCTGTCTTCACCCAATCACAAGATCCAGAAGATAGAGGAGATCTCAGATGCCATCTGTCCTCCTACTCATGG GAGTTCTGATGGTGATGTAAGTAAAGAGATGAAGGGTATAGATGCAGTGTGTGTCCCGTGTGAGGATCTTGAACAGGTTCCTCCTCCACCCATCAACAGTTTTCAGCTGGAGTCTGACCTCAGAAAGATCAGCCGGCACCCAGAATCCACTTACAGATATTTAAAG CAAATCAGTCCAGATGTTTTTCCAAAGATCTTCCAGAACTCTCTTGAGCCTGATATTCTAAACCTGCTCCTCAAGACATTCCACAAGTTCTACATTGA aCGTGAAGATGCGTCTCTCGTTCTGGACGTCCTGAGGAATCTGGTGAGCGTCAGGAGATTCGACATGGCTGTCATGTTCATGTCGTCTGCAGAGAAGAAAG tggtgCAGGAGCTGTTTGACTGGATTCATCGTGCCGGTCTGACCGACCCTTCTGTTCAAGACTTACAGAAGAAATACGGcctgtga
- the LOC127637361 gene encoding histidine-rich glycoprotein-like, protein MLNRYIRIFAQVEIFHLKREIQNQTYKHTYTLTHTLTHSLTPKHTYTLTHTHLYTLTHTHTHTHSHPNTLTHSLTLTYTHSLTHTHTHTFTPKHTYTLIHTHLYTLTHTHTHTLTHSLTLTYTHSHTHTHTHLHTHSHSLIHTHTHTYTLTHTQTHLHTHSHSLIHTHSHTHTHTFTPKHTYTLIHTHLYTLTHTHTHTHTFTPKHTYTLTHTHLYTLTHTLTHSFTPKHTYTLTHTHLYTLTHTLTHSFTPKHTYTLTHTHLYTHTHTHSHPNTLTHSFTLTYTHSLTHTHTHTHIHTQTHLHTHSHSLIHTHTHTYTLIHTQTHLHTHSHSLIHTHTHTHTHTHTHSHTHTHTHTHTCCVSMFYGDFP, encoded by the coding sequence atgctaaatcgCTACATTCGCATATTCGCACAAGTTGAAATATTTCACCTCAAGAGAGAAATTCAAAATCAAActtacaaacacacttacacactcacacacacacttacacactcactcacacccaaacacacttacacactcactcacactcacttatacacactcacacacacacacacacacacacattcacacccaaacacacttacacactcactcacactcacttatacacactcactcacacacacacacacacacacattcacacccaaacacacttacacactcattcacactcacttatacacactcacacacacacacacacacacacttacacactcactcacactcacttatacacactcacacacacacacacacacacacttacacactcactcacactcacttatacacactcacacacacacttacacactcactcacacccaaacacacttacacactcattcacactcacttatacacactcactcacacacacacacacacacattcacacccaaacacacttacacactcattcacactcacttatacacactcactcacacacacacacacacacacacattcacacccaaacacacttacacactcactcacactcacttatacacactcacacacacacttacacactcattcacacccaaacacacttacacactcactcacactcacttatacacactcacacacacacttacacactcattcacacccaaacacacttacacactcactcacactcacttatacacacacacacacacacattcacacccaaacacacttacacactcattcacactcacttatacacactcactcacacacacacacacacacacacacattcacacccaaacacacttacacactcactcacactcacttatacacactcacacacacacttacacactcattcacacccaaacacacttacacactcactcacactcacttatacacactcacacacacacacacactcacacacacactcactcacacacacacacacacacacacacacacacatgttgtgtttccatgttttatggggactttccatag